The genomic window GCTGCCGCAAAAGGCCATCTTCCAGCTCACCTATGCCGGCAACAACAGCAACTCGCTCATGAACAATGGCTCCACCCAGTCTGTCGTGCTCAACAATCTGAATGCACTGCCCGTGGGCGCGCTCTATACACCGCATCCGGCGGGACTGGCCCCCGGCAAATGCGCCGCGGCCATCTGCACACCGCTGGAGGTGCAGGCCCTGCAGGCCAGCGATGTGCAGCTGTGGCGCCCTTATCCCGAATATCAGACCATCACCGTTCCCCGCCACAACACCTACGCAAACTACAACGCCCTGCAGGCCGTACTGCAACGGCAGTCGGGAAGGCTCAACTACGGATTCAACTACACCTGGTCCAAAGCGCTGGGCATCCTGGGCTCCGCGGCAAACTTTAACTGGACCGCGGCCATCGATCCCTTCAACATCCCCCACAACTATGGACCGATGAACTTCGACCATCGCCATATCTTCAACGCTACCTATTCCTATGCCCTCGGCAAATACGTGCAGCAGCCGGGCCTCGGACTGCTGGTCAACGGCTGGCTCATCTCCGGCATCACAGGAATACAGAGCGGTGGCAATATGCAGACCGGAATCAGTGCTAGCCCGGATTTCTACCTTTCCGGAAAACTTGGCCCCAATGGAGATCCAACCCAGCTCAGCGTCACCAACCAGGTCTTCCTCGGCACCCCGGACGTCAGCCTTCAGCCCGTCCTTAAATGTAATCCCGGCGCGGGTCTCGGCCGCCATCAGTACATCAATGGCAGTTGTTTCGGACTCCCGGAGATCGGGCACAACGGACAGTACATCCTCCCTTACGTCATGGGTCCGGCCTACTTCAACAGCGACCTTACGCTTGAAAAAAGCTTTGGCCTGGGAGGCGAGCGCGACCTCCACTTCCGCATCGCCGCCTTCAACTTTCTGAACCACCCGCTTAACAGCTTCGGGACCGGATACGCTTCACAGACCAATCTGACGCTTTCCGATCTCTCTCCGGGCGCAACGCCCTCCAGCGCAAAATATGATCCCGCCTCCGGCTTCGGCTTTGCGCCCTACAAACTTGGCCGGCGTCTGGTGGAGCTTTCCGCAAAATTCACCTTTTAACCTGTTGGGGCCGTCCTCACCGATGGCCCTCCTTTTTGGGATCTGTAACAATAACTGCAAATTCCGGAGCACCTGGACTTCAAGATGGCCCACCGCTTTTTTGCATCTCTATGCTGTTCTCTCTTCTTGTCTTTCACCGGCGTCGCCGCCTCGGCCCAAAGTACGGCCTTTGACCACATCACACAGACCCATGCGCTTCCCAATGGAGTGGACCTTCGCGACGGCGCTGCACGCATGGAGATCACCGCCCTGCGCGACAATGTTCTCCGCATCCGCATTTCGCAAACCGAGCAGCTTCCTGAGGACGCCTCCTGGGCCGTGCTCGATTCGGCACGGCACAGCACCGTTTCGGTGACCGCAGAAAACTCCGATGCCACCGTCGGCTTTGCTACTCGTTGGCTGCGGGTTGCCGTAGAGCGCAACACCGGAAGAATGACCATTCGTGACCGCGATGGCAATGTTCTCCAGCAGGACGCGCGGCCCGTCGAGTTTCATGGCAATGCCTTCCGCTTCTACAAGACAATGCCCCTCGATGAACACTACTTCGGACTGGGCGACAAGACCGGCCCTCTTGACCGCCGCGACCAGGCCTTTACCCTCTGGAACACCGACGCCTACGGCTTCCAGGAATCCACTGACCCGATCTATAAAAGCATCCCCTATTTCATGGGCTTCCGCTCAGGCCGCGCCTTTGGCGTCCTCATGGACAACACCTGGCGCAGCAGCTTTGACTTCGGCAAGCAGCTGCGCGATGTCTATTCCTACGGCGCGGAAAATGGCCCTCTGGACTGCTACTTCTTTTATGGCCCTGACCCGAAGCAGGTTGTGGAGACCTACGCCTGGCTCACCGGTACGCCCCCGCTTCCGCCCCTGTGGACCCTCGGCTTCCAACAGTCGCGCTACAGCTATGATTCCCAGGCGCGTGTCATGCAGATTGCAGACCGTCTGCGCAGCGACCAGATTCCCGCCGACGCTATCTATCTCGACATCGACTACCAGTACAAAAACCGCCCTTTTACCGTAGACAAGCAGCGCTTCCCAGACTTTTCTGGTATGGTCCAACAACTGAAGGCAAAACACTTCCACGTTGTTGCCATTACTGACCTGCACATCGCCAAGGCCCCAGGTGAGGACTACAGGCCCTATGACACAGGCATGGCGGGCGACGAGTTTGTGAAGAATCCGGACGGCTCGGTCTATACCGGCGTCGTCTGGCCCGGTCCCAGCGTCTTTCCCGACTTCACACGCCAGCAGACGCGCGCGTGGTGGGGCGGCCTTTATCACGACTTCTACCATCTGGGCATTGCCGGTTTCTGGAACGACATGAATGAGCCGGCCATCTTTGAGACCCCTACAAAAACCATGCCTCTCGACGTCGTGCATCGCATCGAGGAACCGGGATTCACAAAACGCACGGCCACCCATGCTGAAATCCATAATGTCTACGGCATGCAGAACACCCGCGGCACCTTTGAAGGACTCCTGCGGCTTGAGCCCAACCAGCGTCCCTTTGTACTCACGCGCGCCAGCTATGCCGGAGGTCAGCGCTATGCCGCCACCTGGACTGGCGACAACAGCAGCACCTGGAACCACCTGCGCCTGACCACCCCCATGCTGGAAAACCTGGGCCTGAGCGGCTTTGCCTTCAGCGGTGCAGACGTGGGCGGCTTTGCCGGCACTCCGCAAAAAGACCTCCTCACCAAATGGCTGGAGGTGGCCGCCTTTCAACCCATTGACCGCGACCACACAGAGAAGAACTCTGGTGACCAGGAACCCTGGGTCGGCGGCGCCGACGCGGAAGCCATCCGCAGACGGTACATTGAGGAGCGCTATCGCTTGATGCCATATCTCTATACGCTGGCCGAGGAAACCTCTCGCACCGGCCTGCCCATGGTGCGTCCGCTCTTTCTGGAATTTCCCGACGCCCTGCCGGACCGGCACCCCATCGACGTGGATGCCAGCGCCTCGCAGGAATTTCTCCTGGGCCCCGACCTCCTGATTGCCGGCGCCCCCTTTCCAGACAAAATGGACGATTACGACGTCGAATTTCCTTCTGCGCAGTGGTACAACTACTGGACCGGAGAGAAAGTAGGCAAACCCGCGGCCCTCAAAGGCAATGGCCAGCCGCAGAGCTCCTCCGGACCTGTACTGACCACTCGGGTCCGTCCCGACCTGGCCACGCTTCCTGTCTTCGTGCGCGGAGGTACCATCCTGCCCCTCGCCCCGCTTACGCAGAGCACCATGGACACGCCACAAGGCCCCCTCACGCTGCGCATCTACACCGGAGACCACTGTCACGGCAGCCTCTATCTCGACGACGGCACCACCTACAATTACCGCCGCGGCGAGTACCTCCGCATGGATTCCTCCTGCCAGCTCAACAGCACGGGACTCGAAGTCCATCTCGGCCCGCATCAGGGCAGCTATCCCGCCTGGTGGAAAGAGGTACGCATCGAGGTGTACGGCTGGTCTCCACAGAAGGACCAGGTTGCCGTCCAGAGCAGTACAGCGACGTTGCCTCTGGAAAAGTCCGTAAACTGCGTTTCCGTCACCGTACCGGACAACGGCCGCGGCGTGGACCTTCAGTTCCGTTAGAGCACACTGTGCTCATCTTGAGGTCATCGAAGGGGGTGCGGCATCCGGCGCGCTCCCCCAGTTCTGGTTCGGCGTGGGCCCCATCGTCAGCACCAGCGTAGCACCCTTGGCGATATCAGCATGGCTGAACCAGGGCTTGTTCCACGGTTTGCCATTCAAGGTTGCCGATTGAATATAAATGTTTCTGGATGAATTGTTTCTGGCTACGATCGTGAAATCCTTGCCATTGCCCATATGGATGACGGCGCGGCTGAAGATCGGGCTGCCCAGGATGTAGTCCGGACTCGAAGGGTCCACCGGATAGAACCCAAGCGCGCTCATCACATACCAAGACGAGGTTGCCCCCTGATCATCCATTCCCGGAAAAGCCAGTCCCGTGTGGTCGCTGCCATACATGAGTCTGAGGATGCGTCGCGTCAGCTCCTGCGTCTTCCATGGCTGCCCCGCCCAGTCATAATAGTAGGCTGCCTGCTGGTCCGGCTGGTTGCCCTGGACATACTGCCCGATCACCCCCGTGCAGTCGCGGCAGATCCCCTTTGCTGTGTATGGGGTCGTGAAAAATTCATCCAGCTTCGCGGCAAATTTCTCTCTTCCTCCCAGCAGGTCCATCAGGCCCTGAACATCATGCGGGACCAGCCATAGCGTGGACCATCCCGAAGCTTCCTTCATCATGAAGTTGTAATATGGCTCCCGCGGGTCGAAAGGTGATATCCAACTTCCATCTTCCGTTCTGCCGCGCATAAATCCGGTGGAAGGATCAAAGACATTCTTATAGTTGTGGGCGCGTTTCAGAAACATCGCGGCATCATCCGCTTTGCCCAGCTTCTGTGCATAGAGGGCCAGCGCATGGTCGTCCCAGCTATATTCAAGCGTCGTCGCCACTCCGGCCTTGCCATCCGCATACGGAGGACTGGGGTTCTCGTCCTTCGGAATGAAGTCTGAGATCCATCCCTTCTCCAGATATTCGGCCAGATAGGGCCGGGGACCATTCGGGTCCATTGCATTTTTGCGCAGATACTCATAGGCCGCGGCCCAATCAAATTGCAGTCCGCGCTCCCAGTCGCCCAGAAACATCAGGTCCGCATTGTCTCCGTGGAAAGACGTGCCCATGTAGCCTGTCTCGCGCGCAATGTCCAGTTGCGAACGCAGAATGTCGACCTTCGTTTCCGGTTCTAGCAGCGTCAGTAGCACCACCTGGTTCCGGCCCGTGTCCCACAGCGGCACCTGATCATAGCGGTCAAATTCGGCAGTATGCAGCTTTTTGTCTTCTCCGAAAAACCGCTCGCCTTTGCGCGCCAGCAGGTGCGGACTGGCAAAGGAGTGATACAGGCAGGAGTAGAACAGCATCTTCTCTTTTTCCGTACCACCCTCCACTTCAATTTGGTTCAGCTTTTTTGCCCATGCCGCCCTGGCCTCTTCCCGCACACGCTCGAAGTTCCAGCCAGGATCTTCTTGCTGGAGTCGTTGCTCAGCCATCTCATAGCTCAGGCCTGATGCCACCTTCATCAAGACCTGCTCGCCCTGCTTTGTGGCAAAGCGCAGATACGCCCCGGCAAAATGCCCTGAGATGCTGCGTTCCCCCGGCCTGACATCTGCCCACCCCAGAATGTCTCCCCGCTGCGGGTCTGAAGGCGGCTCCTGCCGGAAGGTCCCTGACATGCGGAATGGCCGCGAAAACTCCGCCACAAAATATCGGCTGCCATCTCGCGATTTCCCCCGCACCAGATGGTCATTCACAATCTCCACATCGCCGCCGCGCCGCCCCAGGTCCAGTAGGATGTGCGATTTCTCCGACTCTGGAAAGGTGAAGCGGAAAAGGGAAGTCCACGTGGTCGCCGTCACTTCCACCTGGACATCAAAGTCGTCCAGAGACACGCTGTAGTATCCGGGCGAGGACCTTTCTTTGCTCTTGTCATACACCGAGGCGCTGCGCTGCGGTGGCACCGTCCAGTCTCCTGTTACTGGCATCACGACCGGACCGCCTCGCACCCCGGTGCTGAACCCATAGATCATCCGGTTCGGGTAAAAGTATGGCGCGCGGACACCTGCCGGATATTCCAGGTCCAGATTTGCATTGATCGGCCCCGGGTCCGTTGCACCATGCGGCAGCACCGCATTCGGAGAAGTGAAGCCCGAATACAGCAGTTCCCCCGGTGGTGGAGCGTTTCCGATGAGCTTCTGCTCATCGAGCGGCGCCGTTCCCACCAGCCCGTTCACATAATCTACTGGCTTCTTCTGTTGCCCATAGAATCCCTGTCCTGCCAGCAATAAAGCAGCCAGCAACCCCCAACAGCACTTCCCCTGCATATGACCTCAATTCACCGGCTCCCCTTCCTGCCGGGACCAGCGCTCATTTCCAAAAGAAAAAGTCCCCTGCCGGAACCAGACCAATGTCGCGGCAAGGGACCCGGAAATCTCGTTCTAGAAACTGATCTTCCCTGAAATCTGAAGGATCCTCGGGAAGTTCTGCTGCGTCGGACCAACCGTTCCAAAACCGCTCCACCCGGAGGTGGGGCTATAGCTCGCCGGTCCATCTCCCGGATTGGTGTCCGGGCCGCCAAAGAGTACCGAGTTGAAGGCGTTGAATGCGTCCAGTCGAAGCTGGAAGTCCAGCTTGTCTGAGATCGGCACCGTCTTCTGCACGGAGGCGTCCAGGTTTGGCATAATCGGGTTCCGCACCTGTGCCGTGGTCCCCTTCAGATTCATCAGGCCCCATGCCGGAATACCCTGCCAGCAACTGGTATCGTTGCTGAACCAGCGTCCTTGTCCGACTGAGGTCCCGCCTGCCGGACGATAGCTCGTCCCCGGACACGTATACCACCAGCCCGTATTCACTCCTACAGGAAACCCGCTCTGAGCATTGAAGACGCTGCTCACAGTCCAGCCGCCAATCAGCGAGTCCACCAGTCGCGAAGCATTCGCCCCCCACATGCCCTTCCGACCAAACGGCAGGTCCCATACGCTGGTCAGCGAGTACACATGCGTGCGGTCCGTGCCCGCTAGCTGGTGGATCTGGAAGTAGTCCTGGAACGGCCACCCGTTCTGGTAACCGTCGCCATTCATCGTCTTCGAATACGTGTAGGCCATGTTGAAGGTCAGCCCGTGGCTGGCGCGTTTGGTCAGCTTTACCTCAAGTCCGTCATACCAATTCCGGCCCAGCGGAGCGTTGTATTGTCCCACCAGTCCCGTGCCGCCCGGCGAGCAATACTGCGACAGCGGCAGTATCAGCGCAATCGCCTCCACCGTCGAGGAGGTCCCGCACTGTCCCGGTCCGGAAATTCCCGGTACATTGAAGTACGGGTTCGGGACCTGCTGGTCCCAGATCTGCGGATTGGCCTGTGCCGCCTTCAACTGTGCCAGCGTCGCCGTCCCATTGATCCACAGGAAGGTGCGCAGACGGCTGCTGAAGTTTCCGGCATAGCGCGCATCGAGCACCATCGCCCACGGCAGCTCCCTCTGGATCCCAAACGAGAGGATCTGCTCCATCGGGACCTTGCGGTCCGGGAAGTCGACCTGTACGCCGCCATTGCCCAGGTCCGTGAGCAGTCCCAAACTGTTGCCTGTAGGCTTGATGAGTCCGCTTGCGAAGGGCTGCCCCGTCTGGAAGTAGTTGGTCGGGGT from Pseudacidobacterium ailaaui includes these protein-coding regions:
- a CDS encoding TIM-barrel domain-containing protein, which gives rise to MAHRFFASLCCSLFLSFTGVAASAQSTAFDHITQTHALPNGVDLRDGAARMEITALRDNVLRIRISQTEQLPEDASWAVLDSARHSTVSVTAENSDATVGFATRWLRVAVERNTGRMTIRDRDGNVLQQDARPVEFHGNAFRFYKTMPLDEHYFGLGDKTGPLDRRDQAFTLWNTDAYGFQESTDPIYKSIPYFMGFRSGRAFGVLMDNTWRSSFDFGKQLRDVYSYGAENGPLDCYFFYGPDPKQVVETYAWLTGTPPLPPLWTLGFQQSRYSYDSQARVMQIADRLRSDQIPADAIYLDIDYQYKNRPFTVDKQRFPDFSGMVQQLKAKHFHVVAITDLHIAKAPGEDYRPYDTGMAGDEFVKNPDGSVYTGVVWPGPSVFPDFTRQQTRAWWGGLYHDFYHLGIAGFWNDMNEPAIFETPTKTMPLDVVHRIEEPGFTKRTATHAEIHNVYGMQNTRGTFEGLLRLEPNQRPFVLTRASYAGGQRYAATWTGDNSSTWNHLRLTTPMLENLGLSGFAFSGADVGGFAGTPQKDLLTKWLEVAAFQPIDRDHTEKNSGDQEPWVGGADAEAIRRRYIEERYRLMPYLYTLAEETSRTGLPMVRPLFLEFPDALPDRHPIDVDASASQEFLLGPDLLIAGAPFPDKMDDYDVEFPSAQWYNYWTGEKVGKPAALKGNGQPQSSSGPVLTTRVRPDLATLPVFVRGGTILPLAPLTQSTMDTPQGPLTLRIYTGDHCHGSLYLDDGTTYNYRRGEYLRMDSSCQLNSTGLEVHLGPHQGSYPAWWKEVRIEVYGWSPQKDQVAVQSSTATLPLEKSVNCVSVTVPDNGRGVDLQFR
- a CDS encoding GH92 family glycosyl hydrolase → MLAALLLAGQGFYGQQKKPVDYVNGLVGTAPLDEQKLIGNAPPPGELLYSGFTSPNAVLPHGATDPGPINANLDLEYPAGVRAPYFYPNRMIYGFSTGVRGGPVVMPVTGDWTVPPQRSASVYDKSKERSSPGYYSVSLDDFDVQVEVTATTWTSLFRFTFPESEKSHILLDLGRRGGDVEIVNDHLVRGKSRDGSRYFVAEFSRPFRMSGTFRQEPPSDPQRGDILGWADVRPGERSISGHFAGAYLRFATKQGEQVLMKVASGLSYEMAEQRLQQEDPGWNFERVREEARAAWAKKLNQIEVEGGTEKEKMLFYSCLYHSFASPHLLARKGERFFGEDKKLHTAEFDRYDQVPLWDTGRNQVVLLTLLEPETKVDILRSQLDIARETGYMGTSFHGDNADLMFLGDWERGLQFDWAAAYEYLRKNAMDPNGPRPYLAEYLEKGWISDFIPKDENPSPPYADGKAGVATTLEYSWDDHALALYAQKLGKADDAAMFLKRAHNYKNVFDPSTGFMRGRTEDGSWISPFDPREPYYNFMMKEASGWSTLWLVPHDVQGLMDLLGGREKFAAKLDEFFTTPYTAKGICRDCTGVIGQYVQGNQPDQQAAYYYDWAGQPWKTQELTRRILRLMYGSDHTGLAFPGMDDQGATSSWYVMSALGFYPVDPSSPDYILGSPIFSRAVIHMGNGKDFTIVARNNSSRNIYIQSATLNGKPWNKPWFSHADIAKGATLVLTMGPTPNQNWGSAPDAAPPSMTSR